The following coding sequences lie in one Actinomycetes bacterium genomic window:
- the ccsB gene encoding c-type cytochrome biogenesis protein CcsB: MFVMVLAMFAFAASFAARRSPATAVTQEVAEQVPQQVPAAVGGSADVTQPEAAPPPEPVEEPGRKSGNIGMALSWLSFVLLFGGVLVRGLWAERVPWGNMYEFSITSALAVLGVFLLVSLKRDVRWLGVFLIPLVLLTLGLAVTVLYTEAAQLVPALQSTWLIIHVSTAIVCGGAFTYAGVVAGLYLVVNGAGESGWRASWAARLPDAQRLDRMVYRTLAFTFPLWTFAVVAGAIWAESAWGRYWGWDPKETWAFITWVVYAAYLHARSTAGWKGSRAAWLAIIGMAVFWFNYFGVNLLFSGLHSYAGV, translated from the coding sequence ATGTTCGTCATGGTGCTGGCAATGTTCGCTTTCGCGGCATCATTTGCCGCTCGTCGTTCCCCTGCCACCGCCGTAACCCAAGAGGTTGCCGAGCAAGTGCCGCAGCAGGTACCTGCTGCTGTCGGTGGCAGCGCGGACGTGACGCAGCCGGAGGCAGCGCCCCCGCCCGAACCGGTAGAAGAGCCAGGCCGCAAGAGCGGCAACATCGGCATGGCGCTTTCTTGGCTTTCTTTCGTGCTCTTGTTCGGTGGCGTACTGGTTCGTGGCTTGTGGGCAGAACGGGTGCCCTGGGGCAACATGTACGAGTTCTCGATCACCTCTGCACTGGCGGTACTCGGAGTGTTCCTGCTGGTTTCGCTGAAGCGGGATGTGCGATGGCTGGGCGTATTCCTGATTCCATTGGTGCTGCTCACTTTGGGTCTAGCGGTCACGGTGCTTTACACCGAGGCAGCGCAACTCGTCCCGGCGCTGCAGTCCACCTGGCTCATCATTCATGTCTCCACCGCCATCGTGTGTGGTGGTGCCTTCACGTATGCCGGAGTCGTCGCGGGGTTGTACCTCGTGGTGAACGGAGCAGGGGAGTCTGGTTGGCGGGCAAGCTGGGCCGCCCGGTTGCCGGACGCGCAGCGACTTGACCGGATGGTCTACCGGACGCTGGCCTTCACCTTCCCGCTGTGGACTTTCGCGGTCGTGGCGGGTGCCATTTGGGCGGAAAGCGCCTGGGGTCGGTACTGGGGTTGGGATCCCAAGGAAACCTGGGCGTTCATTACCTGGGTGGTGTACGCCGCCTATCTACACGCTCGATCCACCGCTGGTTGGAAGGGTAGTCGTGCCGCCTGGTTGGCCATCATCGGCATGGCGGTGTTTTGGTTCAACTACTTCGGTGTCAACCTGCTGTTTTCCGGTCTACATTCCTACGCGGGCGTGTAA
- a CDS encoding PLDc N-terminal domain-containing protein produces MPRAIPILVIVGLAVYSFFDVLQTKPQDFRRFSRTTWLMLVLIPILGAAMWFISGRPRRSRNGYGPPRIVNIKGKQRPVSPDDDPAFLRKLDEEAWRRKREEVRKAEEAESSPSAEQTEATDQAVERTEEPRAEGEQKKPPREGPAPGDPGVSPA; encoded by the coding sequence ATGCCCAGGGCCATTCCTATCCTGGTGATCGTCGGTTTGGCGGTCTACTCGTTCTTTGATGTGCTGCAAACCAAGCCGCAGGACTTTCGGCGGTTCTCTCGCACGACCTGGCTGATGTTGGTGCTGATCCCAATCCTCGGGGCAGCGATGTGGTTCATCAGTGGTCGACCGCGGCGCAGCCGCAATGGCTACGGTCCCCCGCGGATCGTCAACATCAAGGGAAAACAGCGACCGGTCTCTCCTGACGACGACCCGGCGTTCCTGCGGAAATTGGACGAGGAAGCCTGGCGTCGCAAGCGCGAGGAGGTCCGCAAGGCTGAAGAAGCGGAGTCATCGCCGTCAGCGGAACAGACTGAGGCTACTGACCAGGCGGTAGAACGAACCGAGGAACCACGCGCTGAAGGTGAGCAAAAGAAGCCGCCGCGCGAAGGCCCCGCGCCAGGCGATCCTGGGGTTTCTCCGGCCTAG
- a CDS encoding 1,4-dihydroxy-2-naphthoate polyprenyltransferase, with protein MASTAQWVAGARPRTLSAAIAPVAIGCGAAAYEGAFHVGLALLALLVALALQVAVNYANDYSDGIRGTDDDRVGPQRLVGGGLAEPAAVKRAALLAFAVAGVAGLALVVWSQVWWLLPIGLASVAAAWFYTGGSSPYGYRGLGEVSVFVFFGMVATTGTAWAQIGELTWAAIIAGIPPGLWSSAILLANNIRDIPGDTASGKRTLAVRLGDRRARLLYSVMLLGGFAIAGLMMMFTPWAALALLALPLAIPPIRAVHAGAVGPELVGVLGATSMILLVGGLLLAVGLASPW; from the coding sequence ATGGCTTCGACTGCGCAGTGGGTCGCTGGCGCTCGGCCGCGGACCCTGTCTGCGGCGATCGCGCCGGTTGCGATCGGTTGCGGTGCGGCTGCCTACGAGGGGGCATTCCACGTCGGCCTGGCATTGCTTGCCCTACTGGTGGCATTGGCGCTGCAAGTCGCGGTGAACTACGCCAACGACTACAGCGACGGTATCCGCGGCACCGATGATGATCGGGTAGGACCGCAGCGGTTAGTAGGAGGTGGCCTGGCGGAGCCAGCTGCAGTTAAACGGGCCGCCTTGTTGGCTTTCGCTGTTGCCGGAGTCGCTGGACTGGCTTTGGTGGTGTGGTCGCAAGTGTGGTGGCTGCTGCCGATCGGGCTCGCCAGCGTCGCTGCCGCCTGGTTCTACACCGGTGGTAGCAGCCCCTACGGTTATCGAGGTTTGGGAGAGGTCTCGGTCTTTGTGTTCTTTGGGATGGTGGCCACCACTGGTACCGCCTGGGCTCAAATCGGCGAACTGACCTGGGCAGCGATCATCGCCGGGATTCCACCCGGATTGTGGTCTAGCGCCATTCTGTTGGCCAACAACATTCGGGATATCCCCGGCGATACTGCATCTGGCAAGCGAACGTTGGCGGTGCGGCTGGGAGATCGTCGAGCCCGCCTGCTGTACAGCGTCATGCTGTTGGGCGGATTCGCTATTGCTGGGCTGATGATGATGTTCACGCCGTGGGCGGCGTTGGCGCTATTGGCGCTCCCACTTGCCATCCCACCGATTCGTGCGGTGCACGCTGGCGCAGTCGGCCCGGAACTTGTCGGTGTCCTGGGCGCGACCAGCATGATCTTGCTCGTTGGCGGGTTGTTGCTCGCGGTGGGGCTCGCATCACCGTGGTGA
- a CDS encoding DUF4229 domain-containing protein codes for MSLLFYTLLRILMLVSVGGLAYALGMRGILLLIVAFLGSGIISYFVLDRIRNNAGRQLGGFFHRINDRIDTATRAEDDDEDAATPTASAPPADSTAPTADPPDDTPAANRDPSSK; via the coding sequence GTGTCGCTGTTGTTTTACACCCTGTTGCGGATTCTGATGTTGGTCAGTGTTGGTGGGTTAGCTTACGCCCTCGGTATGCGCGGAATCCTGCTGCTGATCGTTGCCTTCTTAGGCAGCGGCATCATTAGTTACTTCGTGTTGGATCGAATCCGGAACAACGCTGGCCGACAGTTGGGTGGCTTCTTCCATCGGATTAACGACCGCATCGACACCGCGACCCGGGCCGAGGACGACGACGAGGATGCCGCCACACCAACGGCGTCGGCGCCACCTGCAGACTCAACCGCTCCCACGGCTGACCCCCCGGACGACACACCTGCTGCCAACCGGGACCCAAGCAGTAAATAG